In the Nitrosopumilus cobalaminigenes genome, TTTTTACTAAATTAAAAAGACCCAAATTCTTTCATAGAATTCATATACTGAATATCCAAACGAAGAGCTAGAAAATGAGTAAGAATTTTTGGCACGATATAGAATCAGGCACTGATGTTCCTGAAATTATCAATGCAATTGTAGAAATTCCAAAAGGTTCCATGAACAAGTACGAATATGACAAAAAACATAACATGATAAAATTAGATAGAGTTTTGTTTTCACCTTTTCACTATCCAGGAGATTATGGTCTAATTCCTCAAACATTATCTGATGACGGAGACCCACTTGATGCACTAGTTCTAGTAACAAATCCAACATACCCAGGAATTTTAATTGAAGCAAGACCTATTGGCCTACTCCAAATGAAAGATGATGGAAAATTAGATGACAAGATCATCTGTGTTGCAACAAATGACCCAAGATACCTGCACACTGCAGATATTACAGACATTGAAGACCATTATCGTTCAGAAATAGCACACTTTTTCCAAGTGTACAAAGATTTGGAAGGAAAAAAAGTGGAAATACTAGGGTGGAAATCAGCCAAAGAAGCCAAAGTTGTAATTATAGAATCTATCAAAAGATATAGAGACACTTTGAAAAAATATTAGCATGGCCAAAGAGTGCGACCATTTTTCTCAAGAAAACAAAGTTTCTCCAAATACTAAAAATTGTCAAGAGTGTGAGCAAGAACATTTACCAGTAGTTGCACTTCGAATGTGTCTTACATGCGGACATGTAGGATGTTGTGATTCATCGATTGGAAAACATGCCACTAAACACTTTGAAGAAACTGGCCATCCAGTAATGCAAGCAGTTCCAGAAAAAATCTGGAAGTGGTGTTACATTCATGAAGAATATTATTGATAAAAATTAAAAATTTAATTTAAGATTCTAATCGTAAACCATTAGTCCCTTTTCTTCAAGGAGAGCATGAATTTGGTTAACTGAACGATGAACATCTTTTTCAAGTTTTGCACCAACACACACCAATTTGCCTGATGCAAAAATTAGAATGACAGTTTTTGGATCAAGCATTCTATGAATCAATCCTGGGAATTGTTCGGGTTCATACATACTTCTAGGAAGTGTTCTTGCAGCTTGCTCCAAGTTTACCTTTCCTCCAAGATTGATTGAAGATACAATATTTTGAATTGAAACTATAGGATCATTTTTGATTTTGATTTTTCCTTTTCGTAAGATTTTCACCACTTCAAATACAGCAGTTTCTGCTAATTCCTGAGATTTTGCGCCTGTACATACCATTTTTCCTGAACCAAAGAGAAGTGTTGCAGTCTTTGGGTTTTTTAATCTGAAAACAGCCCCTGGGAATTGTTCTGGGTGATATTCTACAGCAGGGAATTTTTTAGTAATATCTACAAGGTCTAATTTTTGCTCAATTGTTGCAGAAGCTACAACATTTACAATTGCAATTACAGGTTTAGTTTGAGTCATTTTCTTATTTTCCTCCCATCATATCCATATTTTGGTCTAATCTCAAGCCTTTGTATCTATTTCTAATTGTTACTTCTGTAACATTTGCTGCCTCTGCAATGTCTCTTTGAGTTTTATCCTCACCATTTTTAACACAAGACAAGTATAGTGCTGCTGCAGCTAATCCCATTGGATCTTTTCCTGCAGATTCTTCATGAGCTTGAGCATCTTTGAGAACTTTAACTGCATATCGTTTTGTTTTTTCTGTAATTCCAATAGAGCTTGCAATTCTTGCAACACATTGTACAGGGTCTACAACAGGCATCTTTAGTTCTAATTCTTGGTGTAAAATTCTATAGCATCTTGAAATATCTTTTTTCTTTATGTTACCTGCATCTGAAACATCTTTTAGAGTTCTAGGAGTTTCTGTGTCTCTACATGCAGCATAAAGAGATGCAGCAATTAATGCAGAAATAGAACGACCCTTAACAAGTCCTTTCTCTAATGCTTTTCTGTAAATGTAAGATGCTTTTTCAATAACTGCGTCAGATAATGATAATTTGTCTTTTAATGTAGATAATTCACTTAATGCTTGTCTGAGATTTTTATCAGATGAAGCATTTACTTTACTTCTACTATCCCAAGTTCGTAGTCTTTCAATAGTACTCTTCATTGTAGAGGTTAATGGTTTTCCTGAGGAGTCTTTGTTCATTGGACTGATAAT is a window encoding:
- a CDS encoding inorganic diphosphatase translates to MSKNFWHDIESGTDVPEIINAIVEIPKGSMNKYEYDKKHNMIKLDRVLFSPFHYPGDYGLIPQTLSDDGDPLDALVLVTNPTYPGILIEARPIGLLQMKDDGKLDDKIICVATNDPRYLHTADITDIEDHYRSEIAHFFQVYKDLEGKKVEILGWKSAKEAKVVIIESIKRYRDTLKKY
- a CDS encoding UBP-type zinc finger domain-containing protein, translating into MAKECDHFSQENKVSPNTKNCQECEQEHLPVVALRMCLTCGHVGCCDSSIGKHATKHFEETGHPVMQAVPEKIWKWCYIHEEYY
- a CDS encoding TATA-box-binding protein — translated: MTQTKPVIAIVNVVASATIEQKLDLVDITKKFPAVEYHPEQFPGAVFRLKNPKTATLLFGSGKMVCTGAKSQELAETAVFEVVKILRKGKIKIKNDPIVSIQNIVSSINLGGKVNLEQAARTLPRSMYEPEQFPGLIHRMLDPKTVILIFASGKLVCVGAKLEKDVHRSVNQIHALLEEKGLMVYD
- a CDS encoding transcription initiation factor IIB, producing MVQETINADSTCGRCGKNSMLTDNVTGERFCGKCGYVITETLQDSGPEWRSFSKEGGADPTRTGAPTSLAMHDRGLATIISPMNKDSSGKPLTSTMKSTIERLRTWDSRSKVNASSDKNLRQALSELSTLKDKLSLSDAVIEKASYIYRKALEKGLVKGRSISALIAASLYAACRDTETPRTLKDVSDAGNIKKKDISRCYRILHQELELKMPVVDPVQCVARIASSIGITEKTKRYAVKVLKDAQAHEESAGKDPMGLAAAALYLSCVKNGEDKTQRDIAEAANVTEVTIRNRYKGLRLDQNMDMMGGK